The following DNA comes from Cyanobacteria bacterium GSL.Bin1.
TTCAGGAAAAAGCCAAGCGCTTGTGTACAGCAATATATTTTAACTTAAGCACTCAATCATCGATGAGCCAGTTTTGACTGCTAATTAAGTGCAGCGTAACCAAAGGAAACATTAAATTGACGACACCAAATACTCACTGCCTGAAATTCGTCTAAATTTAGATCATCTGGGAGAAGATAGCGTTGTGTCCCGTTCATACTGGCTAACGGCGCGATCGTCATATAGTCTTCTTCTTGCAGTTTAACGGGTACTTCACTTTCGCGATGCAATACCACTTGGACATCGGGACCTTCGGCAGTGGTAAACTCCTCATTAAAAACCAGATAACGTTTTCCATCTTCTTCAATAATGGTTGCCATTCCGGATGTGGGATGGTCTTGTTCTGTGGTGACAAATGTCCCCATTGCAAGCGTATTCTTCGATGCTTGAGCAACTTGCGGTGCGATTGATCGAGACGGGTTAAACGTCGTTTCTTGGGCAATTGCACTAGTTGTAGAGACGAGTAAAATTGAAAGTGAACTAAGAAGAATATATTTCATGAGTCGGGTTCTTTTAATTAATCAGGAATGCGGTTTTTCAGTTCACTTTCAACGATGTCAATATTTGCTGAGAACTAGCTGATAGAAACTTAAAGGATTGATGAGTAAGGCAGGTGAAAGGGCAATCCTTGAACTTACTTATCCTTCTGTACCAATATCTTCGTACCACAGCTGAGGAAAACGATTAATGAAATCGCTCATTAACTGCTTGCACTCACTGAGATCGAGATTAACGACTTGTATACCCTGTTCTTCCATAAACGCTTGTGCGCCAGCAAAGGTGGCTGCTTCTCCAGCAATCACCTTAGGAATGCCAAATTGTACTACTGCACCTGCACAGAGGTAACAAGGCATCAGAGTAGAATACAAGACAGTATTGCGATAACTGCCAATTCGTCCCGCGTTACGCAAACAATCGATCTCCGCATGAGTTACCGGATCATTGTCTTGAACGCGTTTATTGTGACCTTGACCGAGAATGGTTCCCTCGCGTACTAGAACGGATCCAATGGGAATTCCTCCTTCTTTTAAACCTTTTCTGGCTTGCGCGATCGCGCTTTCCATAAATTCGTCCATAATCATTCTTAATCAATAGTCAAACTAATCTTATCGAATTCCATTCCTTCGTGAACTCGACTAATCTGAGTTACATCATCAAAGCGTGCGCTGTAACTTCACTCAAGGTAATTTTTTGCGCATTCATGGTGGCAAAATCAAAAAAACCGTGTTAAATTTGTGGAGGTTGTTAATTCAATAACCGTTAGGGAGAAAGGAGGTGATGCCCATGATTGAAAGTAGTAAACGCATGGGTCACCTGATTGAAGTATGCCGGCTGTGTGCCGGGGCTGTTCTCTAATAGTCAGTTCCCTCTTCCTCGTGAGGAGAAATTGGCTGTACGAGTTCCTCTCGGCAGTCAGGTTTCAATCAGAAGTGACCCGCTACACCGCTCTTGCTATTGAGTGTTTGTTCACTCCCCGGCAAGAGCGGATAGTTTTTTAAAGGTTATTTGTCATTAGTCATTTGTCATTAAATAGTGCAATCTAGAGAAGAAAACATAAACATCTTGATTGGGCAACTTATCAATAGTTAACTATATTAATGATCGGAATTTGGATTTTAGGAACACAACTTTCTCTCGAAAACGCTGCACTGAAAAGTTGTGAACAGGAAAAAGCACAGACTCCGCTCATTATGATTGAGTCTCAAGAATATGCGGCAAAACGGCGATATCACCAACAAAAATTAGTTTTGGTCTGGTCAGCGATGCGTCACTTCGCAACAACACTACAAGCTGAGGGGTGGAATATTACCTATGAAACAGCGACTGATTTTATGACGCCTCTCAAAACTTGGGTGGCAAAACATCAGATAACTGAGTTGCGCATGATGAATCCCAATGATCGCGCTTTCTCCCATTTCATTCAACAGCTAGACTTAGGTTGTGAGATTACTCTCCTTCCGGATAACCATTTTTTATGGTCAACAGAAGACTTTCAACAATGGGCAAATAAACGGAAACGAATCTTGATGGAAGACTTTTATCGGGAAGGACGCAAGCGGTTTAATGTTTTAGTCGAAGGGAAGAAGCCGGTTGGGGGAAGCTGGAATTTTGATCAAGACAATCGTAAGCCACCGCAGAAAAATTTAGCACCCCCTAATCCAGTTACTTTCTCTCCTGATGCCATGACACAAGCTGTCATTGCAGAAGTCAAAGCCCTCCCTTTTCCTACCTATGGGGAGATTGATCCGTTTAATTGGGGTGTAACGAGAGAAGATGCCCAACAAGTACTAGCACATTTTATTGAAACTAACTTACCCAATTTTGGCACCTATCAAGATGCGATGGTTACGGGAGAGAAGACCATGTGGCATTCTTTACTTTCTCCCTATCTCAATTTAGGGTTACTGCAGCCTTGGGAAGTGATTCACGCTGTCGAACAAGCCTACTCTGAAAATAATCTACCTTTGAATAGTGTGGAAGGGTTAATTCGGCAAATTTTGGGCTGGCGAGAATTTTTACACGGCATTTATCACTGGGTTGCTGACGACTATGGACAAGGAAATTGGTTTGACCATACCCAGCCGCTACCGGCATTTTTTTGGGATAGTCGTCAAACTGACATGAACTGCTTAAACCAAGTGTTGCAACAAGTTGAAGAAACTGGCTATGCCCATCATATTCAACGGTTAATGGTATTGAGCAATTTTGCCCTGATCGTTGGTGTTTCTCCCCAAGAACTAAAAGAGTGGTTTCATGCGGTATTGATTGATGCCTATGATTGGGTGATGGAAACAAATGTCATTGGCATGGGACAATTTGCGGATGGTGGGGTGTTTGCCTCGAAACCCTATGCTTCTTCTGCAAATTATATTAACAAGATGAGCGATTACTGTGAAAATTGCTGCTATAATCCTCGTCGGCGAGCGCAGGAGCAGGCGTGTCCCTTTAACTTCTTCTATTGGGATTTTATGATACGACAGCGCGATCGGCTCCAATCTTTGGGGCGCATGAATTTAGTGTTGGCTAATTTGCGGAAGATTGATCCCGATGAGTTAAGGGAAATCCAAGATTTAGCGACTGCTTGGCGAGAAAAACATGACCTTAACTCTGAATAGAGTTTAAAGCAGAGTTTAAGTGAAAGTAAAGTTTGCAATTCTTATCTTAAATCTTTGTTTTCCACCACACATTCCCCAGTTTTTCCACAACTTTTTTCCTAGTTTTCCACAATTTACCCCAAGTTTTCCACAAACCATAACGGCAAAATCACTCTTAGAGGCAACTCCTGGTTGAACCAATGAATCCTAGGAAGGATATCCGTAAATACTGAGTTTATGTAAACTTATATAACAAAAAATAGGATAAAAGTTCCTTTACTTCGTTTTACTTTTGAAATGAAAAGTAGATCTGTAATATTTCTCAGCATTGACAACCCTCCCCCCTTTTAGACGACAATAGAGCGACCGGGCAAAAAACAAAACTAATTTCACCCTTAAGAGTGATTTGAGTTTATATTAAATAGTGTCTTGTATTGCTATTTAACTTTAAAATACTAGGAGCCTAATGAGAAGTTAGAAAGAAGGCAATACAGACTGATCGACTCAAAATTGAGTTATTACCCGGTCTATCACTTAGCAACGGCCAATTTGATTGGAGGGTCAAGTCGCTGTGAAAACGAACATTAACCTTTCGACACAGATTCCGCAAGAACTTCATGAGTCCTTACAACGCTATCTTGATGAACATCCTACTTGGGATCAAGATCGTGTATTAGCAGCGGCATTATCACTGTTTCTGCTGCAAAATAGCCAAAATAAAGTGGAACAAAGTTCGCAAACGTATCGCAGCTGCGCTCAGGTTTATTTGGAAACCTTATTTCAGTAGAATAGTGCTGTGATGTATTGCGAGGGGACAATGATCGATACTTTAATTGTGGGAGCAGGGATTAGCGGTTTAAGTACGGCCTATCGACTCAATGAGCAAAAATGCCAAGTTCTAGTGGCTGAACAGCGCGATCGCGCCGGTGGCAATATTACCAGCCAACAAAGTGGGGATTTTCTCTGGGAGGAAGGACCCAATAGTTTTTCCCCTTCCCCAGAACTACTAAAACTTGCAGTGGATGTGGGTTTAAAAAATGAGTTGATCTTTGCTGATGCGGGAATTCCTCGCTATGTCTATTGGCAAGGCAAACTGCGTCCTGTTCCCATGAGTCCCCCTGCAGCTGTTAAAACCCAACTGCTGAGTCCGTTGGGAAAGCTACGCGCCTTAACAGGTGCATTAGGCTTTATTCCTCCCCAAATTAGCAGTCAGGAGGAAACTGTTGCTAAATTTTTCACCCGTCACTTGGGATCAGAAGTAGCACAACGGTTAGTTAGTCCGTTTGTCTCTGGAGTTTATGCTGGAAATGTCGATCAGTTGAGTGCGCAAGCTGCCTTTGGACGAGTCACCCAACTGGCTGATGTCGGCGGTGGATTGGTGGCGGGTGCAGTTTTATCCCGTCGTCAAAAACCCAAATCAACCCCAAAAGCTGCTGAACGTTCAGATCTTCCAAAAACAAAGTCTGGACAGTTAGGATCTTTCCGAGAAGGATTGCAACAATTACCGAACGCGATCGTTTCTAAGTTGGGCGATAAAGTCAAATTTCAGTGGGAACTCAAGACTCTTACTCCTCATTCAGAATCCGGTTACATTGCGACATTTTCTACACCTGCAGGAGAAGAAACCATTGAAGCCAAAACTGTTATCCTCACGACTCCCGCTCACGTTACAGCATCACTGATCAAAGATTTATCTCCCCAAGCAAGCCAGACTTTAGAAGACATTCCTTATCCTCCCGTTGCTTGTGTGGTCTTAGCCTATCCTGATCAAGCCCTGCGTTTTCCCCTCAAAGGATTTGGCAATCTCAATCCTCGCAGTCAAGGATTACGAACCCTTGGCACAATATGGAGTTCAACACTTTTTCCTGGACGCACCCCCCAAGGCTGGCATCTTTTAACTAATTTTATTGGTGGTGCAACGGATCCTGAAATTGCTGAACTCAGCGAAGATCAAATTATTGAAGAAGTTCATCAAGACTTACAAAAAGCGGTGATTAAATCGGGAAGTACGCCGAAACCGTTAGCAGTTCATTTGTGGTCAAAAGCAATTCCGCAATATACCCTTGGACATCTCGAACGATTAGAAAGCATACGAAATAGTTTAAAATCATTCCCCGGACTGTTTTTATCCAGTAACTATCTCGATGGGGTTGCACTAGGAGATTGTGTACGCAGAGGAGAAGAAACCGCTCAAAGTGTGTTAGAGACCTTAGCACAGGACAAAAGAAGATAGTATGCGATTATTCTCAGTTTTAGCTTATGGCTTAGCGCTTTTTTTTCTTTGTGCTGTAGCCTTTGTTTTTAATTCTTACAATATTCCACCTGCATTATTTCTAAGAGACGTCGCAGCGATATCTGGTCGTAGTCCCTTTTTGGGATTGGGCTCTAATCTTGGAGCGTTTGCTTTGTTAGTCACATCGACTGTAACTCTATTTAGTGCACTGTTGCTAAAAGATATAGGACGGTCATATAAGCTTTTGCTGTGGCTAGGATTGTTCTCTTTATTG
Coding sequences within:
- a CDS encoding nucleoside deaminase yields the protein MDEFMESAIAQARKGLKEGGIPIGSVLVREGTILGQGHNKRVQDNDPVTHAEIDCLRNAGRIGSYRNTVLYSTLMPCYLCAGAVVQFGIPKVIAGEAATFAGAQAFMEEQGIQVVNLDLSECKQLMSDFINRFPQLWYEDIGTEG
- the hemG gene encoding protoporphyrinogen oxidase; the protein is MIDTLIVGAGISGLSTAYRLNEQKCQVLVAEQRDRAGGNITSQQSGDFLWEEGPNSFSPSPELLKLAVDVGLKNELIFADAGIPRYVYWQGKLRPVPMSPPAAVKTQLLSPLGKLRALTGALGFIPPQISSQEETVAKFFTRHLGSEVAQRLVSPFVSGVYAGNVDQLSAQAAFGRVTQLADVGGGLVAGAVLSRRQKPKSTPKAAERSDLPKTKSGQLGSFREGLQQLPNAIVSKLGDKVKFQWELKTLTPHSESGYIATFSTPAGEETIEAKTVILTTPAHVTASLIKDLSPQASQTLEDIPYPPVACVVLAYPDQALRFPLKGFGNLNPRSQGLRTLGTIWSSTLFPGRTPQGWHLLTNFIGGATDPEIAELSEDQIIEEVHQDLQKAVIKSGSTPKPLAVHLWSKAIPQYTLGHLERLESIRNSLKSFPGLFLSSNYLDGVALGDCVRRGEETAQSVLETLAQDKRR
- a CDS encoding cryptochrome/photolyase family protein, translated to MIGIWILGTQLSLENAALKSCEQEKAQTPLIMIESQEYAAKRRYHQQKLVLVWSAMRHFATTLQAEGWNITYETATDFMTPLKTWVAKHQITELRMMNPNDRAFSHFIQQLDLGCEITLLPDNHFLWSTEDFQQWANKRKRILMEDFYREGRKRFNVLVEGKKPVGGSWNFDQDNRKPPQKNLAPPNPVTFSPDAMTQAVIAEVKALPFPTYGEIDPFNWGVTREDAQQVLAHFIETNLPNFGTYQDAMVTGEKTMWHSLLSPYLNLGLLQPWEVIHAVEQAYSENNLPLNSVEGLIRQILGWREFLHGIYHWVADDYGQGNWFDHTQPLPAFFWDSRQTDMNCLNQVLQQVEETGYAHHIQRLMVLSNFALIVGVSPQELKEWFHAVLIDAYDWVMETNVIGMGQFADGGVFASKPYASSANYINKMSDYCENCCYNPRRRAQEQACPFNFFYWDFMIRQRDRLQSLGRMNLVLANLRKIDPDELREIQDLATAWREKHDLNSE
- a CDS encoding DUF2811 domain-containing protein — its product is MKTNINLSTQIPQELHESLQRYLDEHPTWDQDRVLAAALSLFLLQNSQNKVEQSSQTYRSCAQVYLETLFQ